One part of the Ursus arctos isolate Adak ecotype North America unplaced genomic scaffold, UrsArc2.0 scaffold_14, whole genome shotgun sequence genome encodes these proteins:
- the SLC25A42 gene encoding mitochondrial coenzyme A transporter SLC25A42 translates to MGNGVKENTARVREDAEAILPSPVNSKRDHRQVLSSLLSGALAGALAKTAVAPLDRTKIIFQVSSKRFSAKEAFRLLYFTYLNEGFFSLWRGNSATMVRVVPYAAIQFSAHEEYKRILGRYYGFHGEALPPWPRLLAGALAGTTAASLTYPLDLVRARMAVTPKEMYSNIFHVFIRISREEGLKTLYHGFTPTVLGVIPYAGLSFFTYETLKSLHREYSGRPQPYPFERMIFGACAGLIGQSASYPLDVVRRRMQTAGVTGHPHASILHTLRAIVREEGAVRGLYKGLSMNWLKGPIAVGISFTTFDLMQILLRHLQS, encoded by the exons ATGGGTAATGGTGTGAAGGAGAATACGGCGCGTGTGCGTGAGGATGCCGAGGCCATCCTGCCCTCACCCGTCAATTCCAAG AGGGATCACAGGCAAGTTCTCAGCTCCCTCCTGTCTGGGGCCCTGGCTGGTGCTCTTGCCAAAACGGCGGTAGCTCCCCTGGACCGAACCAAAATCATCTTCCAAG TGTCTTCAAAAAGATTTTCTGCCAAG gaggcCTTCCGGCTCCTGTACTTCACCTACCTCAACGAGGGCTTCTTCAGCCTGTGGCGCGGGAACTCGGCCACCATGGTGCGCGTGGTGCCCTACGCCGCCATCCAGTTCAGCGCCCACGAGGAGTACAAGCGCATCCTGGGCCGCTACTATGGCTTCCACGGAGA AGCCCTGCCCCCTTGGCCCCGCCTCCTTGCGGGCGCACTGGCTGGAACGACAGCTGCTTCACTGACCTACCCCCTGGACCTGGTCAGAGCCAGGATGGCCGTGACCCCAAAGGAAAT GTACAGCAACATCTTTCACGTCTTCATCCGCATCTCCCGGGAAGAGGGCCTGAAGACCCTCTACCACGGATTCACGCCCACCGTGCTGGGGGTCATTCCGTACGCAGGGCTGAGCTTCTTCACCTACGAGACACTCAAGAGCCTGCACAGAG AGTACAGCGGCCGCCCGCAGCCCTACCCCTTCGAGCGCATGATATTCGGGGCCTGTGCCGGCCTCATCGGGCAGTCGGCCTCGTACCCGCTGGACGTGGTGCGGCGACGCATGCAGACGGCTGGGGTCACGGGTCACCCGCACGCCTCCATCCTGCACACGCTGCGCGCCATCGTGCGGGAGGAGGGCGCCGTGCGCGGCCTCTACAAGGGCCTGAGCATGAACTGGCTCAAGGGCCCCATCGCCGTGGGCATCAGCTTCACCACCTTCGACCTCATGCAGATTCTGCTGCGGCACCTGCAGAGCTAG
- the TMEM161A gene encoding transmembrane protein 161A isoform X1: MAVLGVQLVVTLLTATLMHRLAPHCSFARWLLCNGSLFRYKHPTEEELRALEGKPKPRGRKDRWANGYSEEKPLSVPRDAPFQLETCPLTAVDALVLRFFLEYQWFVDFAVYSGGVYVFTEAYYYVLGPAKETNISVFWALLTVAFSVKMFLMVTRLYFSAEEGGERSVCLTFAFLFLLLAMLVQVVQEETLELGLEPGLASMTQNLEPLLKTQGWDWALPLAKLAIRLGLAFVGSMLGAFLTFPGLRLAQTHLDALTMSEDRPMLQFLLHTSFLSPLIILWLWTKPIARDFLHQAPLGEVPFSLLSDSTFDSLRLWVLVALCLLRLAVTRPHLQAYLCLAKARVEQLRREAGRIEAREIQRRVVRVYCYVTVVSLQYLTPLILTLNCTLLLKTLGGYSWGLGPVPMLSPAPSSAHGRLVGPGEDEAQQTAARIAGALGSLLTPLFLRAVLTFVIWWTAACQLLSSLFGLYFHRHLAGS, translated from the exons ATG gccgtCCTGGGAGTGCAGCTGGTGGTGACCCTGCTCACCGCCACCCTCATGCACAGGCTGGCACCGCACTGCTCCTTCGCACGCTGGCTGCTCTGCAATGGCAG TCTCTTCCGATACAAGCACCCTACTGAGGAAGAGCTTCGGGCCCTGGAGGGAAAGCCGAAgcccagaggcaggaaggaccg gtgGGCCAATGGCTATAGCGAAGAAAAGCCCTTGTCTGTGCCCCGAGACGCCCCTTTCCAGCTGGAGACCTGTCCCCTCACAGCAGTTGACGCCCTCG TCCTGCGCTTCTTCCTGGAGTACCAGTGGTTCGTGGACTTCGCCGTGTACTCGGGGGGCGTGTACGTCTTCACAGAGGCCTACTACTACGTGCTGGGCCCGGCCAAGGAGACCAACATCTCCGTGTTCTGGGCTCTGCTCACCGTTGCCTTCTCCGT CAAGATGTTCCTGATGGTGACGCGGTTGTACTTCAGTGCAGAGGAGGGGGGCGAACGCTCCGTCTGCCTCACCTTCGccttcctcttcctgctcctggCCATGCTGGTGCAGGTGGTCCAGGAGGAGACTCTCgagctgggcctggagccag GCCTGGCCAGTATGACCCAGAACTTGGAGCCACTTCTGAAGACGCAGGGCTGGGACTGGGC gCTCCCTCTGGCCAAGCTGGCCATCCGCCTAGGGCTGGCTTTCGTGGGATCCATGCTGGGTGCCTTCCTCACCTTTCCAGGCCTGCGGCTGGCCCAGACACACCTGGATGCACTGACCATGTCGGAAGACCGGCCCATGCTGCA GTTCCTTCTGCATACCAGCTTCCTGTCGCCTCTGATCATCCTGTGGCTCTGGACCAAGCCCATTGCACGGGACTTCCTgcaccaggcacccctgggggaGGTGCCCTTCTCCCT gcTATCGGACTCAACCTTCGACTCACTGCGCCTCTGGGTGCTGGTGGCCTTGTGCCTGCTAAGGCTGGCCGTGACCAGGCCCCACCTGCAGGCCTACCTGTGCCTGGCCAAGGCCCGCGTGGAGCAGCTGCGGCGGGAGGCCGGCCGCATAGAGGCCCGTGAGATCCAGAGGCGG GTGGTGCGAGTCTACTGCTACGTGACCGTGGTGAGTCTGCAGTACCTGACGCCGCTCATCCTCACTCTCAACTGCACGCTGCTGCTCAAGACGCTGG GCGGCTACTCCTGGGGCCTGGGCCCGGTCCCCATGCTGTCCCCCGCCCCGTCCTCAGCCCACGGTCGCCTGGTGGGCCCCGGGGAGGATGAGGCCCAGCAGACCGCGGCCCGGATCGCTGGGGCGCTAGGCAGCCTGCTCACGCCTCTCTTCCTCCGCGCCGTCCTCACCTTCGTCATCTGGTGGACCGCAGCCTGCCAGCTGCTCTCCAGCCTCTTCGGCCTCTACTTCCACCGGCACCTGGCGGGCTCCTAG
- the TMEM161A gene encoding transmembrane protein 161A isoform X2: protein MHRLAPHCSFARWLLCNGSLFRYKHPTEEELRALEGKPKPRGRKDRWANGYSEEKPLSVPRDAPFQLETCPLTAVDALVLRFFLEYQWFVDFAVYSGGVYVFTEAYYYVLGPAKETNISVFWALLTVAFSVKMFLMVTRLYFSAEEGGERSVCLTFAFLFLLLAMLVQVVQEETLELGLEPGLASMTQNLEPLLKTQGWDWALPLAKLAIRLGLAFVGSMLGAFLTFPGLRLAQTHLDALTMSEDRPMLQFLLHTSFLSPLIILWLWTKPIARDFLHQAPLGEVPFSLLSDSTFDSLRLWVLVALCLLRLAVTRPHLQAYLCLAKARVEQLRREAGRIEAREIQRRVVRVYCYVTVVSLQYLTPLILTLNCTLLLKTLGGYSWGLGPVPMLSPAPSSAHGRLVGPGEDEAQQTAARIAGALGSLLTPLFLRAVLTFVIWWTAACQLLSSLFGLYFHRHLAGS, encoded by the exons ATGCACAGGCTGGCACCGCACTGCTCCTTCGCACGCTGGCTGCTCTGCAATGGCAG TCTCTTCCGATACAAGCACCCTACTGAGGAAGAGCTTCGGGCCCTGGAGGGAAAGCCGAAgcccagaggcaggaaggaccg gtgGGCCAATGGCTATAGCGAAGAAAAGCCCTTGTCTGTGCCCCGAGACGCCCCTTTCCAGCTGGAGACCTGTCCCCTCACAGCAGTTGACGCCCTCG TCCTGCGCTTCTTCCTGGAGTACCAGTGGTTCGTGGACTTCGCCGTGTACTCGGGGGGCGTGTACGTCTTCACAGAGGCCTACTACTACGTGCTGGGCCCGGCCAAGGAGACCAACATCTCCGTGTTCTGGGCTCTGCTCACCGTTGCCTTCTCCGT CAAGATGTTCCTGATGGTGACGCGGTTGTACTTCAGTGCAGAGGAGGGGGGCGAACGCTCCGTCTGCCTCACCTTCGccttcctcttcctgctcctggCCATGCTGGTGCAGGTGGTCCAGGAGGAGACTCTCgagctgggcctggagccag GCCTGGCCAGTATGACCCAGAACTTGGAGCCACTTCTGAAGACGCAGGGCTGGGACTGGGC gCTCCCTCTGGCCAAGCTGGCCATCCGCCTAGGGCTGGCTTTCGTGGGATCCATGCTGGGTGCCTTCCTCACCTTTCCAGGCCTGCGGCTGGCCCAGACACACCTGGATGCACTGACCATGTCGGAAGACCGGCCCATGCTGCA GTTCCTTCTGCATACCAGCTTCCTGTCGCCTCTGATCATCCTGTGGCTCTGGACCAAGCCCATTGCACGGGACTTCCTgcaccaggcacccctgggggaGGTGCCCTTCTCCCT gcTATCGGACTCAACCTTCGACTCACTGCGCCTCTGGGTGCTGGTGGCCTTGTGCCTGCTAAGGCTGGCCGTGACCAGGCCCCACCTGCAGGCCTACCTGTGCCTGGCCAAGGCCCGCGTGGAGCAGCTGCGGCGGGAGGCCGGCCGCATAGAGGCCCGTGAGATCCAGAGGCGG GTGGTGCGAGTCTACTGCTACGTGACCGTGGTGAGTCTGCAGTACCTGACGCCGCTCATCCTCACTCTCAACTGCACGCTGCTGCTCAAGACGCTGG GCGGCTACTCCTGGGGCCTGGGCCCGGTCCCCATGCTGTCCCCCGCCCCGTCCTCAGCCCACGGTCGCCTGGTGGGCCCCGGGGAGGATGAGGCCCAGCAGACCGCGGCCCGGATCGCTGGGGCGCTAGGCAGCCTGCTCACGCCTCTCTTCCTCCGCGCCGTCCTCACCTTCGTCATCTGGTGGACCGCAGCCTGCCAGCTGCTCTCCAGCCTCTTCGGCCTCTACTTCCACCGGCACCTGGCGGGCTCCTAG